A portion of the Gossypium arboreum isolate Shixiya-1 chromosome 8, ASM2569848v2, whole genome shotgun sequence genome contains these proteins:
- the LOC108469167 gene encoding cyclin-U4-1-like, with translation MRGYFLLLIEKFPTVQRLPYLFLYHKKSKTIYTLTIAKRRNTFNTCFDVMAELENPNMMSNLITFLSSLLKEVAESNDLNCGFKAQKISVFHGLTRPTISIQSYLDRIYKYANCSPSCFIVAYVYLDRFAQRQPSLPINSFNVHRLLISSVMVAAKFMDDMYYNNAYYAKVGGISTTEMNFLEVDFLFGLGFHLNVTPNTFHTYYTYLQRKMMMLQPPPIIAESSLSFGKGRSLKVVHLCFNEEESSHQKQQLAV, from the exons ATGAGAGGGTACTTTCTTCTTTTAATTGAAAAATTCCCCACCGTTCAACGTCTACCTTACCTGTTTTTATATCACAAAAAAAGTAAAACCATATATACCTTAACAATAGCAAAAAGAAGAAACACATTCAACACTTGTTTTGATGTTATGGCAGAGTTAGAGAACCCAAATATGATGTCAAATCTCATAACATTTCTGTCATCCCTGCTGAAAGAAGTGGCTGAATCCAATGATCTAAACTGTGGGTTTAAGGCTCAGAAGATTTCGGTGTTTCATGGGTTAACTCGGCCAACTATCTCAATCCAAAGCTACTTGGACAGGATTTACAAGTATGCAAATTGTAGCCCCTCTTGTTTCATTGTTGCATATGTTTATCTTGATCGGTTTGCTCAAAGACAACCCTCGTTGCCCATCAATTCTTTCAACGTTCATCGGCTGCTTATTTCCAGTGTGATGGTTGCCGCAAAGTTCATGGATGATAT GTATTACAACAATGCATACTATGCAAAAGTAGGAGGAATCAGCACAACAGAAATGAACTTCCTTGAAGTGGATTTTCTATTTGGGTTGGGTTTCCACTTAAATGTGACCCCTAATACCTTTCACACCTACTACACTTACCTGCAAAGAAAGATGATGATGTTGCAACCTCCACCAATCATTGCAGAATCCTCTTTAAGCTTTGGGAAAGGGAGGTCACTAAAAGTAGTCCATTTGTGTTTCAATGAAGAAGAATCATCTCATCAAAAGCAACAACTAGCTGTTTGA